Proteins found in one Leeia speluncae genomic segment:
- a CDS encoding TetR/AcrR family transcriptional regulator gives MNSKVQKRARDESSKIVKRQTILQAALELFLGGYQLPKVDDIAEKAGLAKGTVYLYFASREEIYFHLVTIHSTAYWDSLEVFLAECGDLTPEKLARWILNYHDSNPHYLPMASILNKMLEEASELNQTLEFKQLLAAKLITCGGWLDKKITGITPGEGSHLLLALNALTVGLWERANPTKAVRDLLDLLELGNLRVNFQKEAEKSVMALCKGYSSNTTNTPLQSD, from the coding sequence ATGAATTCGAAAGTGCAAAAACGGGCAAGAGACGAATCCTCTAAGATCGTCAAAAGACAGACTATTCTTCAAGCTGCTTTAGAGCTTTTTTTGGGTGGATATCAACTACCAAAAGTAGATGATATTGCTGAAAAAGCGGGGTTAGCTAAAGGTACTGTTTATCTATATTTCGCTTCGCGCGAAGAAATTTATTTTCACCTAGTGACAATCCATTCCACTGCCTACTGGGATAGTCTTGAAGTCTTCCTTGCTGAATGTGGCGATCTAACGCCAGAAAAACTGGCGAGATGGATTTTGAACTACCATGATAGCAACCCTCACTACCTTCCAATGGCAAGTATTCTAAATAAGATGCTTGAAGAGGCTTCGGAACTCAACCAGACCTTAGAGTTCAAACAACTATTAGCTGCTAAGCTGATTACCTGTGGTGGCTGGTTGGACAAGAAAATTACTGGCATTACACCAGGTGAAGGCAGTCACCTACTCTTAGCATTAAACGCGCTAACAGTAGGCTTATGGGAAAGAGCTAACCCGACGAAAGCAGTTAGGGATTTACTTGACTTGCTAGAACTTGGAAATCTACGCGTCAACTTCCAAAAAGAAGCGGAAAAAAGCGTGATGGCATTGTGCAAAGGCTACAGCAGCAACACCACCAATACTCCATTACAAAGTGATTAA
- a CDS encoding NADP-dependent malic enzyme, with translation MDEELRKSALEYHRYPTGGKIQISPTKPMMTQRDLALAYSPGVAAACDAIVEDPNEAMTLTARGNLVAVISNGTAVLGLGNIGPLAGKPVMEGKGVLFKKFAGIDVFDIEVDENDPDKLVDIIAALEPTFGGINLEDIKAPECFYVEQKLRQRMKIPVFHDDQHGTAIITAAAVLNGLRVVGKEIGSVKLVTSGAGAAAVACLDLLVALGVKQENILVCDSKGVIYKGRDEKLDASKARYCRETDARSLKDAIAGADIFLGLSGPKLVTQDMVRSMADKPLILALANPDPEILPPLAKEARPDAIICTGRSDFPNQVNNVLCFPFIFRGALDVGATTINEEMKLACVRAIADLAMAEQSDVVASAYADQTLSFGPEYLIPKPFDPRLIIKIAPAVAKAAMDSGVATRPIADLDTYVEKLTQFVYRTNIFMKPVFAAAKKAKKRVVYAEGEDQRVLHAVQAIVDEGLAQPILIGRPAVIQQRIEKLGLRIRPGEHFELVNPEYDPRYRDYWSLYYDIMQRKGVTVADAKREVRRRVTMIAALMVRRGDADAMICGMMSHHHNHLQTIQDVVGYAPGAKTMAAMNALILPTGNVFIADTYVNHDPSAEQLAEITIMAADSIRRFGIVPKVALCSHSSFGSIDSPSSLKMRKVLELVNQLDPELEVEGEMHGDAALSETVRQMTFPNSRLKGAANLLIMPTLDAANISFNLLKTSVDGVTIGPILLGVDKSVHILTPTASVRRIVNMTALAVVDAVAKG, from the coding sequence ATGGATGAAGAGTTGCGCAAAAGCGCACTGGAATATCACCGTTACCCAACCGGCGGAAAGATCCAGATTTCCCCAACCAAGCCAATGATGACCCAGCGCGATCTAGCGCTAGCGTACTCACCAGGTGTTGCAGCAGCATGTGACGCCATCGTCGAAGATCCAAATGAAGCAATGACATTGACCGCTAGGGGTAACCTAGTTGCCGTGATTTCTAACGGTACTGCGGTATTGGGTCTTGGTAATATTGGCCCATTGGCTGGTAAGCCAGTCATGGAAGGTAAGGGCGTTCTCTTTAAGAAATTTGCAGGTATCGATGTATTCGATATTGAAGTAGATGAAAACGATCCTGATAAATTGGTCGACATCATTGCTGCATTAGAGCCAACTTTTGGTGGTATTAACCTTGAAGATATCAAGGCACCAGAGTGTTTCTATGTTGAGCAAAAACTTCGCCAACGCATGAAGATTCCAGTCTTCCATGACGATCAGCACGGAACGGCGATTATTACTGCGGCGGCAGTTTTAAACGGCTTGCGCGTAGTAGGTAAGGAAATCGGCAGTGTAAAACTAGTTACTTCAGGTGCTGGTGCAGCTGCTGTAGCTTGCTTGGATCTTTTGGTGGCGTTAGGTGTAAAACAGGAAAATATTCTTGTTTGTGACTCTAAAGGCGTGATTTACAAAGGCCGTGACGAAAAGCTAGATGCTTCTAAAGCGCGTTACTGCCGTGAAACCGATGCGCGCTCGCTAAAAGACGCGATTGCGGGTGCCGACATTTTCCTAGGTCTATCAGGTCCTAAACTAGTTACCCAAGACATGGTTCGCAGCATGGCTGACAAACCATTAATCTTGGCGTTGGCTAACCCAGATCCTGAAATCTTACCGCCATTAGCGAAAGAGGCTCGTCCAGACGCAATTATTTGTACTGGCCGTTCTGACTTCCCTAACCAGGTAAACAACGTACTTTGCTTCCCATTTATCTTCCGTGGTGCCCTAGATGTTGGCGCAACGACAATTAACGAAGAAATGAAGCTAGCGTGTGTTCGTGCAATTGCAGATTTGGCAATGGCAGAACAAAGTGATGTGGTTGCCTCTGCTTACGCAGATCAAACCCTATCATTTGGCCCAGAATATCTAATTCCAAAGCCATTTGATCCTCGCTTGATTATTAAGATTGCGCCAGCCGTTGCGAAAGCAGCGATGGACTCTGGCGTGGCGACTCGCCCAATCGCCGATCTAGATACCTATGTAGAGAAACTGACACAGTTTGTTTACCGCACAAATATCTTCATGAAGCCAGTATTCGCGGCTGCGAAAAAGGCGAAGAAACGTGTGGTTTACGCAGAAGGTGAAGATCAGCGCGTATTGCATGCGGTTCAGGCTATTGTGGATGAAGGTTTAGCACAACCAATCTTGATTGGTCGTCCTGCCGTTATCCAGCAGCGTATCGAAAAGTTAGGTTTGCGTATTCGCCCGGGTGAGCATTTTGAATTAGTGAACCCAGAGTACGATCCGCGCTATCGTGATTACTGGTCTCTATACTATGACATCATGCAACGTAAAGGTGTCACTGTTGCGGATGCTAAGCGTGAAGTGCGCCGCCGTGTGACTATGATTGCCGCATTGATGGTTCGCCGTGGCGATGCAGATGCAATGATCTGCGGTATGATGAGCCATCATCATAATCACTTGCAGACCATTCAAGATGTAGTGGGTTATGCACCTGGCGCAAAAACCATGGCAGCAATGAATGCTCTCATTCTGCCAACCGGTAACGTCTTTATTGCGGATACCTATGTAAACCATGATCCATCTGCAGAACAATTAGCAGAAATTACGATCATGGCTGCCGATAGTATTCGTCGTTTTGGTATCGTTCCTAAAGTAGCTTTGTGCTCTCACTCTAGCTTCGGTAGTATCGATTCTCCTTCTTCTCTGAAAATGCGTAAGGTCCTTGAACTAGTTAATCAACTAGATCCAGAACTAGAAGTTGAAGGTGAAATGCACGGTGACGCTGCATTGAGCGAAACGGTTCGTCAGATGACGTTCCCGAATTCTCGCCTAAAAGGTGCGGCTAACTTGTTGATTATGCCAACACTAGATGCGGCTAACATTTCATTTAACTTGTTAAAAACAAGTGTAGATGGCGTGACCATTGGCCCAATCTTGCTAGGTGTAGATAAGTCTGTTCATATCTTGACGCCAACTGCATCTGTTCGTCGTATTGTGAACATGACTGCATTGGCAGTAGTGGATGCAGTAGCAAAAGGCTAA
- a CDS encoding acyl-CoA thioesterase, with translation MSMFVDTVELPPGKIPTLRVMTMPKDANAYGSIFGGWMMSQVDIAGAAEATNLAKGAVVTVAVNAFQFKEPVHVGDLVSFYAEPLRVGRTSVTIKVEVFAERHPENPIVVKVTEATLTYVAVDVQGKPRVIVKPE, from the coding sequence ATGAGTATGTTTGTTGATACTGTTGAATTGCCTCCAGGCAAAATTCCAACATTACGTGTAATGACGATGCCAAAAGATGCGAACGCATATGGTTCTATCTTTGGTGGTTGGATGATGTCTCAAGTTGACATTGCTGGTGCTGCTGAAGCGACTAACCTAGCAAAAGGTGCGGTCGTGACCGTGGCGGTCAATGCATTTCAATTTAAAGAACCCGTTCATGTGGGGGATTTGGTTAGCTTTTATGCTGAGCCGCTACGTGTTGGTAGAACTTCTGTCACGATTAAAGTGGAAGTCTTTGCAGAGCGACATCCTGAAAATCCGATAGTGGTGAAAGTCACGGAAGCGACCCTAACGTATGTTGCGGTAGACGTACAAGGCAAACCGCGCGTCATTGTCAAACCGGAATAA
- a CDS encoding MerR family transcriptional regulator, giving the protein MVDLHHNTKKLFTISDLSREFDVTTRSIRFYEDEGLLSPERVGRNRYYSPKERVRLMLLLRGKRLGFSLSDIKELFDIYDAPGEEPNALAHSIRLLQSRRTLLEQQRKDIDAVLKEINSFERQCKKTLTAMGGLELLNSNNSA; this is encoded by the coding sequence ATGGTCGATTTACATCATAATACGAAAAAACTCTTTACGATCTCTGATTTATCAAGAGAGTTTGATGTAACTACAAGATCGATACGTTTTTATGAAGATGAAGGGCTGCTCTCTCCTGAAAGAGTGGGGCGGAATCGATATTATTCTCCTAAAGAACGTGTCAGATTGATGCTATTGTTAAGAGGTAAGCGACTAGGTTTTTCTCTCTCAGATATCAAAGAGTTGTTTGATATCTATGATGCACCTGGCGAAGAACCGAACGCATTAGCCCATTCGATTCGCTTACTGCAGTCGAGAAGGACATTACTAGAACAACAGCGCAAAGATATTGATGCCGTTTTAAAGGAAATCAATAGCTTTGAACGCCAGTGTAAAAAGACATTAACGGCAATGGGAGGGCTGGAATTGTTAAATTCTAACAATTCCGCATAA
- the can gene encoding carbonate dehydratase, protein MSLPLTTLFENNQRWADKVNQRDPGFFEKLSLQQAPEYLWIGCSDSRVPANELIGLLPGEVFVHRNIANLIVHSDLNCLSTIQFAVDVLAVKHIIVCGHYGCGGVNAALQGKRVGLVDNWLRHIHDINQKHEILMSAQPDIITQSDRLCELNVIEQVLNACQTTVVQDAWQRGQPLTVHGWVYRLNNGLLHDLKISISSQEELLDCYNDAVNNLRLGK, encoded by the coding sequence ATGTCATTACCGTTAACCACCTTATTTGAAAACAATCAACGCTGGGCTGACAAAGTGAATCAGCGTGATCCTGGTTTTTTCGAAAAACTATCATTACAGCAAGCACCAGAATACCTTTGGATCGGCTGTTCAGACAGCCGTGTTCCTGCCAATGAACTGATTGGCTTATTGCCAGGCGAAGTATTTGTTCATAGAAACATTGCAAACCTGATTGTCCATAGCGATTTAAATTGCTTATCGACCATTCAATTTGCAGTAGATGTGCTTGCCGTTAAGCACATCATTGTCTGTGGGCACTATGGTTGCGGTGGTGTCAATGCGGCCCTACAAGGTAAGCGTGTTGGGTTGGTAGATAACTGGCTTCGACATATCCATGATATCAACCAAAAACACGAAATTTTGATGTCTGCCCAACCAGATATCATCACGCAAAGCGATCGTCTGTGCGAACTCAACGTTATTGAACAAGTATTAAATGCTTGCCAAACGACCGTTGTTCAAGACGCATGGCAACGTGGCCAACCTCTGACGGTTCATGGTTGGGTATACCGCCTAAATAATGGCTTACTGCACGATCTGAAAATCTCTATTTCTTCACAAGAAGAATTATTAGATTGTTATAACGACGCAGTAAATAACCTAAGACTGGGCAAATAG
- the nudB gene encoding dihydroneopterin triphosphate diphosphatase produces the protein MTYKQPISTLIVVHTSDLKVLLIERADRPGFWQSVTGSIELGEQIEETAARELAEETGFTPNDGELTNWHIQNQYEIYETWRHRYAPGVTSNTEHVFGFKLPTTKPVTLAAKEHISYRWVNWETAAEVVFSPSNREAILLLGKKLNT, from the coding sequence ATGACCTACAAGCAACCTATTTCTACCCTCATCGTGGTACACACTTCGGATCTTAAAGTGTTATTAATCGAACGTGCCGATCGACCTGGTTTTTGGCAGTCTGTGACTGGTAGCATCGAACTCGGCGAGCAAATTGAGGAAACAGCGGCAAGAGAACTCGCGGAAGAAACGGGGTTTACACCTAACGATGGTGAATTAACGAATTGGCACATTCAAAACCAATACGAGATATATGAGACTTGGCGTCATCGTTACGCACCAGGCGTTACCTCCAATACCGAGCATGTTTTTGGTTTTAAATTGCCAACAACAAAACCTGTTACCCTTGCGGCGAAAGAACATATCAGTTATCGATGGGTAAATTGGGAGACCGCTGCAGAGGTTGTTTTTTCACCAAGCAATAGAGAAGCAATCTTATTATTAGGTAAAAAATTAAATACCTAA
- a CDS encoding hydrogen peroxide-inducible genes activator, which yields MTLTELRYILAVATTRHFGRAADACYVSQPTLSVAVKKLEEELGVQIFERNGEITLTPLGEQIIQQAQRVLEEADSLKQIAKAGQDQLSVPLRLGVIYTVAPGLLPHLIQKLKPMAPQMPLLIEENYTSKLCELLRQGKLDAMILALPFNDTGFEMVSMYDESFVVATPVNHKWAEESDRLPPAKLVEDDVLLLGQGNCFRDQVLQVCPALNRGGQAGLQRTLEGSSLATIRQMVASGLGVTVLPANEVAENEASYNLMNIIRFESPEPTRRIVLAWRRRFPRPDAIEVLQKAIRQCPLHGVTWIEPEPTLS from the coding sequence ATGACGCTTACTGAACTACGCTATATTTTAGCGGTTGCAACAACAAGACATTTTGGGCGAGCTGCGGATGCTTGTTATGTTAGCCAACCCACCTTATCTGTTGCTGTAAAAAAGCTAGAAGAAGAACTCGGTGTTCAAATTTTTGAGCGTAATGGCGAGATCACGCTCACCCCTTTGGGCGAGCAAATTATTCAACAAGCGCAAAGAGTGCTTGAAGAGGCGGATTCTCTCAAGCAAATTGCAAAAGCCGGGCAGGATCAATTATCTGTTCCTCTTCGCCTTGGTGTGATTTATACCGTTGCTCCTGGATTACTACCCCATTTGATTCAAAAACTAAAGCCAATGGCGCCGCAGATGCCATTGCTGATTGAAGAGAACTACACCAGTAAATTATGTGAGCTTCTCCGGCAAGGAAAGTTAGATGCAATGATCTTGGCCTTGCCTTTCAATGATACCGGCTTTGAAATGGTGTCTATGTATGATGAGTCTTTTGTTGTCGCGACGCCGGTTAATCATAAGTGGGCGGAAGAGTCTGATCGTTTGCCCCCAGCTAAATTAGTTGAGGATGATGTTTTATTGCTAGGGCAGGGTAATTGCTTCCGTGATCAGGTACTACAGGTGTGTCCTGCGCTAAATAGAGGTGGTCAGGCAGGGTTACAACGTACATTAGAAGGCTCCTCTTTAGCCACCATTCGTCAGATGGTTGCTTCTGGTTTAGGGGTAACTGTCTTACCTGCTAACGAAGTAGCTGAAAACGAAGCTAGCTATAATCTAATGAACATCATTCGATTTGAGTCGCCTGAACCAACGCGTCGCATTGTGCTTGCTTGGCGCCGTCGTTTCCCGCGTCCAGATGCGATTGAGGTCTTACAGAAGGCCATCCGTCAGTGCCCTTTACATGGGGTGACTTGGATAGAGCCAGAGCCGACACTGAGTTAA
- a CDS encoding LysM peptidoglycan-binding domain-containing protein, whose product MTFRSLLVPASLLLVTVNVHATDVVPEQDIQPPAPIEHRLIPHNYRVVGETDSVLNNALQDDLWERIRAGFQMPSLDAPIVKDHEAWVINRPDYLKRVTGRARRYLYYIVDALEKRGMPTELALLPIVESAYNPTAYSPAHASGLWQFIPSTGKTYGLEQTWWYDGRRDVVAATDAAINYFDYLYSLFGDWNLVLASYNWGEGAVGRAVQKNRDKGLPTDFMSLNMPAETRNYVPKLMALKNIISDPSAYGVKLDPIPNRPYFVTVAPNRHIDTKLAAQLADMTVQDFTDLNPAYTKPVIASKDTRRILVPVDKADSFLTRLANYDKPTLSWQAYGTRKGEKLTDIADSHGISLDELRKYNKLSTKTKVATGQILLVPMSDDDNNPLALASAAPTLAKPVPLKTQRKGFKPSLVPDPAVTTPAVIALQEKGQIAPAVTVKEEPKTKPTRVSVQVLAATKPAEPSTNVVSVTNTDKNAVSNTNNSAVTLASTSTNKVEKGSVSKNSNSPVVLSDSGMIRPVAKSESKSGGIIMAVAAPNNAGINNPSKTSISDGKPTADNINMNNMGGVQTVAYSSSSLSDNQANTVPKAADVKSADALVVGSPDNTSANQIAMLQLDQKELPPQKSKAGEKNLTVATSYTVVQGDTLYSIAKRNNLTTDELVKLNKLDGHGIQLGQVLKLSTGNLAQAKSDSNKKEEDSKPLSAKDKAKLANESHKQAEREKEKSTVYTVKQGDTLYSIARKYKVTPVELKKWNDIPKTLQPGDKVKVLITKS is encoded by the coding sequence ATGACATTTCGCTCCCTGCTAGTACCAGCATCATTATTGCTTGTTACTGTTAATGTCCACGCCACAGATGTGGTTCCTGAACAAGACATCCAGCCTCCTGCGCCTATTGAGCATCGTCTCATTCCTCATAACTACCGTGTAGTGGGGGAAACTGACAGCGTACTAAATAACGCACTCCAAGATGATTTATGGGAACGTATTCGTGCTGGCTTTCAAATGCCATCTTTAGATGCGCCGATTGTGAAAGATCACGAAGCATGGGTCATAAATCGTCCAGATTATTTAAAACGAGTGACAGGCCGTGCTCGTCGCTATCTTTATTACATTGTTGATGCGCTAGAAAAGCGTGGCATGCCGACTGAATTGGCTCTGTTGCCTATTGTTGAAAGTGCCTACAACCCCACCGCTTATTCACCAGCACATGCATCTGGTTTGTGGCAATTCATCCCCTCTACCGGCAAGACTTATGGATTAGAGCAAACTTGGTGGTATGACGGCCGTCGCGATGTTGTCGCGGCAACGGATGCTGCGATTAACTACTTTGACTACCTCTATAGCCTTTTTGGTGACTGGAACTTGGTACTTGCATCCTATAACTGGGGTGAAGGTGCTGTTGGACGTGCGGTGCAGAAAAACCGTGATAAAGGTTTGCCGACTGATTTCATGAGTCTCAATATGCCTGCTGAGACGAGAAATTACGTGCCTAAACTCATGGCATTAAAGAATATTATCTCAGACCCATCTGCGTATGGCGTTAAGCTAGATCCTATTCCAAACCGCCCGTACTTTGTCACTGTCGCGCCAAATCGCCATATTGATACCAAACTTGCCGCTCAACTAGCGGATATGACTGTTCAAGATTTTACAGATTTAAACCCAGCGTACACAAAGCCTGTCATTGCGAGTAAAGATACTAGACGTATTTTAGTGCCCGTAGATAAAGCCGATAGTTTTTTAACTCGATTAGCAAACTATGATAAGCCGACTTTATCTTGGCAGGCCTATGGTACGCGCAAAGGCGAAAAGCTAACTGATATTGCAGATTCGCATGGCATCAGTTTAGATGAGCTGCGCAAATATAATAAACTTTCAACAAAAACCAAGGTAGCAACGGGCCAAATTTTGCTCGTACCCATGTCAGATGATGATAACAACCCACTGGCATTAGCAAGCGCGGCGCCAACATTGGCAAAGCCAGTCCCGTTAAAAACACAACGAAAAGGATTTAAGCCTTCTCTAGTGCCTGATCCTGCTGTTACTACTCCTGCCGTTATTGCGTTACAAGAAAAAGGGCAAATTGCTCCCGCTGTTACAGTGAAGGAAGAGCCTAAAACAAAACCTACAAGGGTATCTGTACAGGTGCTAGCGGCAACAAAGCCTGCAGAGCCTTCTACAAATGTGGTTTCTGTTACAAATACGGATAAGAATGCGGTAAGTAACACCAACAATAGCGCCGTTACTTTGGCTTCAACCAGTACCAATAAAGTGGAAAAGGGTAGTGTAAGCAAGAATTCAAATTCACCGGTTGTATTAAGCGACAGTGGAATGATCAGACCCGTTGCGAAAAGTGAATCGAAATCTGGTGGCATTATCATGGCGGTTGCCGCACCAAATAATGCAGGTATAAATAACCCGTCTAAAACCAGTATTTCTGATGGCAAGCCAACTGCTGATAATATCAATATGAACAATATGGGGGGCGTGCAAACAGTCGCTTACTCTTCAAGCTCATTAAGTGATAATCAAGCCAACACCGTTCCAAAAGCTGCGGATGTGAAATCAGCAGATGCCTTAGTGGTAGGTAGTCCAGATAATACTTCTGCAAACCAAATTGCAATGTTGCAACTAGACCAGAAAGAATTGCCACCTCAAAAATCAAAGGCTGGCGAGAAAAATTTAACGGTTGCTACAAGTTATACTGTTGTCCAAGGCGATACGTTATATAGCATTGCGAAACGCAATAATCTGACGACCGATGAGTTGGTTAAATTAAATAAGTTGGATGGTCATGGCATTCAACTCGGTCAAGTATTAAAGCTTTCAACTGGTAATCTTGCACAGGCTAAATCAGATAGTAATAAAAAAGAAGAAGACAGTAAGCCGTTAAGCGCTAAAGATAAAGCGAAGTTAGCAAACGAGTCTCATAAGCAAGCTGAGCGTGAAAAAGAGAAGTCGACTGTATATACCGTGAAACAAGGAGATACCCTGTATAGCATTGCTAGAAAGTACAAGGTAACGCCTGTTGAATTGAAAAAGTGGAACGATATCCCCAAAACTTTGCAGCCTGGGGATAAAGTGAAAGTGCTAATTACAAAGAGTTAA
- the htpG gene encoding molecular chaperone HtpG, with protein MSSNKETLGFQTEVKQLLKLMIHSLYSNKEIFLRELVSNASDAVDKLRFEAIERSSLLADDPELKISISFDAEKRTLTIADNGIGMSRLEVINHIGTIAKSGTKEFFEKLSGDSQKDSNLIGQFGVGFYSAFIVAEKVTLTTRRAGRPAAEAVRWESLGDGEYTLEDVEKTGRGTEIVLHMREGEDEFLNEWRLSGIIKKYSDHISLPIQLHKPKRDEKGELTGEQEVETVNSASAIWTRNKSEVTEEQYIEFYKHVSHDWEPPLAWSHARVEGRQEYTELLYVPKRAPFDLYDRDHKHGIKLYVRRVFIMDDAEKLLPNYLRFMKGVIDSNDLPLNVSREILQHSKDIDAIRAGCVKKVLGLLEDLAKDESDEGKEKYATFWKEFGTVFKEGIGEDFSNKEKIAKLCRFASTSLDNEDQAVSLDAYIERMKEGQDKIYYVTADSFTAAKNSPHLEIFRKKGVEVLLLSDRVDEWMVSSLTEYAGKKLQSVTKGSLDMDALADEAEKAEQKKAEDDLKDVLVRVKEVLGDKVKDVRVTHRLTDSPACVVVDDQDMSGHLERLLKSVGQQVSGAKPILELNPSHALVKRLAADGSDDAFKELSLVLFEQSLLAEGGQLTDPAGFVKRVNQLFLSGLN; from the coding sequence ATGAGCAGCAATAAAGAAACCCTAGGATTTCAGACAGAAGTTAAACAGCTTCTAAAACTCATGATTCATTCTCTTTATTCGAATAAAGAGATTTTCCTTCGTGAGTTAGTGTCAAATGCATCAGATGCAGTGGATAAATTACGCTTTGAGGCGATTGAGCGTAGCAGTCTCTTAGCGGATGATCCTGAACTGAAGATTTCTATCTCATTTGATGCGGAAAAGCGTACGCTAACCATAGCCGACAACGGTATTGGAATGAGTCGTTTAGAAGTCATTAATCACATTGGTACTATTGCCAAGTCTGGTACAAAAGAATTTTTCGAGAAGCTATCTGGTGACTCGCAAAAAGATTCTAATTTAATTGGTCAGTTTGGTGTGGGGTTCTACTCTGCCTTTATTGTGGCAGAAAAAGTTACGCTCACAACTCGCCGTGCGGGACGTCCTGCTGCTGAAGCAGTTAGATGGGAATCGCTAGGTGATGGCGAGTACACATTAGAAGATGTTGAAAAAACCGGACGTGGAACGGAGATCGTTCTTCATATGCGTGAAGGCGAAGACGAGTTCCTCAACGAATGGCGCTTGTCAGGCATCATCAAAAAGTACTCCGATCATATTTCATTGCCGATTCAGTTGCATAAACCAAAGCGTGACGAAAAAGGCGAGCTAACCGGTGAGCAAGAGGTCGAAACAGTGAACTCCGCTTCTGCCATTTGGACACGTAACAAGTCCGAAGTGACAGAAGAGCAATACATTGAGTTCTATAAGCATGTCTCTCATGACTGGGAGCCACCGCTAGCCTGGTCTCATGCGCGCGTAGAAGGCCGCCAAGAGTACACTGAACTTCTATATGTACCTAAACGCGCGCCATTTGATTTGTATGATCGCGATCATAAGCATGGCATTAAGTTATACGTTCGCCGTGTTTTCATCATGGATGACGCAGAAAAATTACTGCCAAATTATCTTCGATTCATGAAGGGGGTAATTGATAGCAATGATTTGCCTCTCAACGTTAGCCGTGAAATTTTACAGCACAGCAAAGATATCGATGCAATCCGCGCGGGTTGCGTGAAAAAGGTACTTGGCCTACTAGAAGACTTAGCAAAAGATGAGTCTGATGAAGGCAAAGAAAAGTATGCAACCTTCTGGAAAGAATTTGGTACTGTCTTTAAAGAAGGTATCGGTGAAGATTTTAGCAATAAAGAAAAAATTGCCAAACTTTGCCGATTTGCTTCTACATCGCTAGATAACGAAGATCAAGCTGTATCTCTAGATGCTTATATCGAGCGTATGAAAGAAGGCCAAGACAAGATTTACTATGTGACGGCCGACTCTTTCACTGCAGCAAAAAACAGCCCTCATTTAGAGATTTTCCGTAAGAAAGGGGTAGAAGTCTTACTGCTTTCTGATCGAGTCGACGAATGGATGGTGTCTTCACTGACCGAGTATGCAGGTAAAAAGCTTCAGTCTGTAACCAAAGGTTCTTTAGACATGGACGCGCTTGCTGACGAAGCAGAGAAAGCTGAGCAGAAAAAAGCGGAAGATGATCTAAAAGACGTGTTGGTGCGCGTGAAAGAAGTGTTAGGCGATAAAGTGAAAGATGTACGCGTTACGCATCGACTAACTGATTCTCCTGCTTGTGTGGTGGTAGATGACCAAGATATGAGTGGGCATTTAGAGCGCCTACTAAAATCGGTTGGCCAGCAAGTGAGTGGTGCAAAGCCGATTTTAGAATTAAACCCAAGCCATGCTTTGGTTAAACGATTGGCTGCAGATGGTTCAGATGACGCATTTAAAGAGTTGAGTTTGGTGTTGTTTGAGCAATCTTTACTGGCTGAAGGTGGTCAATTGACTGATCCTGCAGGCTTTGTAAAACGCGTTAACCAACTGTTTCTTTCTGGTTTGAACTAA
- a CDS encoding PhaM family polyhydroxyalkanoate granule multifunctional regulatory protein: MAEDLNDPFKLFRDMWKPLEMTGAASSGVPPMFSVEDLEKKINELKVIEGWLTVNVNMLQMSIKTMEMQKAALQTLQQAAAPADPNKR; the protein is encoded by the coding sequence ATGGCTGAAGACCTAAATGACCCGTTCAAATTGTTTCGCGACATGTGGAAGCCGCTTGAGATGACTGGTGCAGCATCATCTGGCGTACCGCCGATGTTTTCAGTTGAAGATCTTGAAAAGAAGATTAACGAATTGAAAGTCATTGAAGGGTGGCTAACCGTTAACGTTAATATGCTGCAAATGAGCATTAAGACAATGGAAATGCAGAAAGCAGCACTGCAAACCTTGCAGCAAGCTGCAGCTCCTGCAGACCCAAATAAACGATAG